In Patescibacteria group bacterium, a genomic segment contains:
- a CDS encoding alpha/beta hydrolase has protein sequence MKEQLNIGGTLVSYYKFGTGKKAIVFLHGWRSDGMVWKNVADSIDQNLFSIYLVDLPGFGSSPKPSTVFTVSDYAKVVAGLIDKLGCEKVIIVGHSFGGRIAIKLSVEYSDLVSRLVLVDSAGIRSPKADNYNRMAKIAKPFFKPKFMQGLRKLIYKRIGSEDYLETSELRETYKNLISEDLSVFLSKIDAPTLVVWGEDDESTPIEDARVIHKKIKDSRLEIVKNAGHFSFLEKPAEFTKLLNEFIE, from the coding sequence ATGAAAGAGCAGCTTAATATTGGTGGAACGCTAGTATCGTATTACAAATTTGGCACTGGCAAAAAAGCCATTGTTTTTTTGCATGGCTGGAGATCGGATGGCATGGTTTGGAAAAATGTTGCCGACTCGATTGATCAGAATTTATTTTCAATTTATCTTGTTGATCTACCGGGATTTGGATCTTCACCGAAGCCAAGTACGGTCTTTACCGTGTCCGATTATGCAAAAGTCGTCGCTGGATTGATTGACAAGCTTGGGTGTGAAAAAGTGATTATCGTCGGACATTCATTCGGCGGTCGGATTGCGATCAAACTCTCCGTTGAATATTCTGATCTGGTATCTCGATTAGTCCTAGTCGATAGCGCAGGCATTAGATCACCGAAGGCTGACAATTATAATCGAATGGCAAAAATTGCCAAGCCATTTTTCAAACCAAAGTTTATGCAAGGGCTGAGAAAATTAATTTATAAACGGATTGGTTCTGAGGACTATCTTGAAACGTCCGAACTTAGGGAGACCTACAAAAATCTTATCAGCGAAGACTTGAGCGTTTTTCTTTCAAAAATTGATGCACCGACATTAGTTGTTTGGGGAGAAGATGATGAATCTACGCCGATCGAAGACGCAAGAGTAATACATAAAAAAATAAAAGATTCACGTCTCGAAATTGTCAAAAATGCCGGCCATTTTAGTTTCTTGGAGAAGCCGGCAGAATTTACTAAATTACTAAACGAATTTATAGAATGA
- a CDS encoding NUDIX domain-containing protein, translated as MDFNIFGKGVFVVNLLAIVYDEKQKKILIGKRENDPNIPKLSWCFPGGRPGYEEDLEFSLIKEVKKKTGIEVRVKEVVFAKTYPEKQEFLSIYYLCEPYEGMEQAGESFKELMWIKPTEVTKYFTTSIHPKVLEYLTKL; from the coding sequence ATGGATTTCAATATTTTTGGAAAAGGAGTATTTGTAGTGAATTTGTTGGCGATAGTTTACGACGAGAAACAAAAAAAGATTTTGATTGGTAAGCGTGAAAATGACCCTAACATTCCTAAGCTTTCATGGTGTTTTCCTGGTGGCAGACCGGGTTATGAGGAAGATTTGGAATTCAGTCTGATTAAAGAAGTTAAAAAGAAAACCGGAATTGAAGTTCGCGTTAAAGAAGTCGTTTTTGCCAAAACCTATCCGGAAAAACAGGAATTTCTTTCGATCTATTATCTTTGTGAGCCATATGAGGGGATGGAGCAAGCCGGGGAATCATTCAAAGAACTTATGTGGATAAAGCCGACAGAAGTTACAAAATATTTTACAACCTCAATCCATCCAAAAGTGCTCGAATATCTAACGAAACTTTGA
- a CDS encoding Fe-Mn family superoxide dismutase has translation MYEAKNFEELIGTKGFSEELLKNHFTLYQGYVKNINGLIEENSKMAESGDFESRCFSELKRRMGWEWNGMRLHELYFGNLIKSGKEQDPSSKLHKYLASEFGSIDRWRESFKRMLTMRGIGWLVIYYDKIGDKLLNVWVGEHDTGHLAGCEPILVVDAFEHAYMLDYGTKRDGYIEAIINAIDWSVCERRFANATEVK, from the coding sequence ATGTATGAGGCAAAAAATTTTGAAGAGTTGATCGGAACAAAAGGGTTTTCTGAAGAGCTTCTTAAAAATCATTTCACTCTCTATCAGGGTTACGTAAAGAATATCAATGGCCTAATCGAGGAAAATTCCAAGATGGCGGAATCTGGTGATTTTGAATCTCGCTGTTTTTCCGAATTGAAGCGCCGGATGGGCTGGGAGTGGAACGGCATGCGGCTGCACGAGCTATATTTTGGAAATTTAATCAAAAGCGGGAAAGAGCAAGATCCATCCTCGAAATTACATAAGTATTTAGCGAGCGAATTTGGGTCGATTGACAGGTGGCGAGAATCATTTAAACGAATGCTCACGATGCGCGGTATCGGCTGGCTTGTAATTTATTATGATAAAATCGGTGACAAACTACTCAATGTCTGGGTTGGAGAACACGACACCGGACATCTTGCTGGATGCGAGCCAATACTAGTTGTAGATGCCTTCGAGCATGCATACATGCTGGACTACGGTACAAAGCGCGATGGATACATTGAGGCAATCATAAATGCAATTGATTGGTCAGTGTGCGAAAGAAGATTTGCTAATGCGACAGAAGTAAAATGA
- a CDS encoding aminopeptidase produces MIDPRTKKLAQLVVRYFLKVKHDSNVVISGSTEAAAFVEALYIEVLKAGAHPVLRLSLPGLGPLFYKYAKDHHLKKFPEILDYTAKNAQYYIGIVTDSNTKEMTSVDPSKMMIRESVTHPITNYICNERGKIRRASVGYPCQALAQEAEMSIHEYEDFVFGAEIQDWDKVKKNINKVSGKFRAGKHVHLLGKNVDLEFDIHGDKVANDMEGDNIPCGEIFMAPVRESAKGWIKFDFPAIEAGKEVPDIYLEFNQGKVIKSDCSKNKNFLKEQLKTDSNSSYLGEFGIGLNPKIKKFTRNLLFDEKIIGTIHLALGMAYKENGGGNDSAIHWDIVKDMKRGKIILDGKVIQENGAWKI; encoded by the coding sequence ATGATTGACCCAAGAACAAAAAAGCTCGCGCAATTAGTCGTCAGATATTTTTTGAAGGTGAAACACGACTCAAATGTTGTAATTTCTGGCTCGACAGAAGCGGCAGCATTTGTAGAAGCGCTTTATATCGAAGTTCTGAAAGCAGGTGCACACCCGGTTTTGCGACTTTCATTGCCTGGTCTTGGACCATTATTTTACAAATATGCAAAAGATCATCACCTAAAAAAATTTCCGGAAATTCTCGATTATACTGCAAAAAATGCACAGTATTACATTGGAATTGTGACCGACTCCAATACAAAAGAAATGACCAGTGTCGATCCGTCCAAAATGATGATACGCGAATCGGTGACTCATCCGATAACAAACTATATTTGCAATGAGAGGGGAAAAATCAGACGTGCATCAGTTGGTTATCCTTGCCAGGCCTTAGCTCAAGAAGCGGAGATGTCAATTCATGAATACGAGGATTTTGTATTTGGGGCAGAGATTCAAGATTGGGATAAAGTAAAAAAGAATATTAACAAAGTCTCCGGTAAGTTCAGGGCTGGCAAGCACGTTCATCTTTTGGGAAAAAACGTTGATCTTGAGTTTGATATTCATGGTGATAAAGTTGCCAACGATATGGAAGGCGACAACATCCCCTGTGGCGAAATTTTTATGGCACCAGTTCGGGAATCAGCAAAAGGCTGGATCAAATTTGATTTCCCGGCAATTGAGGCGGGAAAAGAAGTGCCGGATATTTATCTGGAATTTAATCAAGGCAAGGTAATTAAATCAGATTGCTCAAAAAATAAGAATTTTTTAAAAGAACAATTAAAGACCGACAGTAACTCATCATATTTGGGAGAATTTGGAATTGGTCTGAACCCCAAAATTAAAAAATTTACTAGGAATTTATTGTTCGATGAGAAAATAATCGGAACCATTCACCTCGCTCTCGGTATGGCATACAAGGAAAATGGTGGGGGAAACGACTCGGCGATCCATTGGGATATTGTTAAGGATATGAAGAGGGGTAAAATCATTCTCGACGGTAAAGTAATACAGGAAAATGGGGCCTGGAAGATATAA
- a CDS encoding ATP-dependent Clp protease proteolytic subunit, whose protein sequence is MSYLVPTVVEKTFEGERAYDIYSRLLKDRIVFLGGPITDDLANIIIAQLLFLDSEDSKKDINMYVNSPGGSVTATLAIIDTMNYVKAPVSTVCVGMAASGGAWVLSSGEKGKRFALPNAEVMIHQPLGGAEGQASDIAINAEHILKTKKNLTKIMAQNTGQSESKIEKDLDRDFYMDAKMAKDYGLIDKVITK, encoded by the coding sequence ATGTCATATCTAGTTCCTACGGTAGTAGAAAAAACTTTTGAAGGAGAGAGGGCTTATGATATATACTCACGGCTTCTAAAAGACAGAATTGTTTTTTTGGGCGGACCGATCACTGATGATTTGGCCAATATTATTATTGCCCAACTTTTATTTCTTGATTCGGAAGATTCAAAAAAAGACATTAATATGTACGTAAATTCACCAGGTGGATCGGTGACAGCAACTTTGGCGATAATCGATACGATGAATTATGTGAAAGCACCAGTTTCGACGGTCTGTGTTGGTATGGCGGCATCAGGCGGTGCCTGGGTTTTGTCCTCAGGTGAAAAAGGCAAAAGATTTGCCTTGCCAAATGCCGAAGTCATGATTCATCAGCCACTGGGTGGAGCAGAAGGCCAAGCTTCTGACATCGCGATTAATGCCGAGCATATCTTGAAAACAAAGAAAAATCTGACTAAAATCATGGCGCAAAACACTGGCCAATCCGAATCAAAAATCGAAAAAGATCTCGACCGCGATTTCTACATGGATGCCAAAATGGCAAAAGACTATGGTCTAATTGATAAGGTTATTACGAAATGA
- a CDS encoding MFS transporter, translating into MSSTFVSVLKYKDFFKLWTSQWTSQVALNMLNFALILHIYQLTNSTTAISLVLIASAIPSVLLGPFSGVFADRFNYKKILILTNFLRFVAVVLLIFAQSNVLALLEIIFIISSVAQFFSPAEQASIPLIVPKEKLIAANSLIVTTTYATLLVGYSLAGPIMRVSSPLFLFLICGLFYLIATLSVNRMTNYDLKETKPISLSTLAPDIESIWKSTKEGIAYSLKNRQIFRMMAKLTVGWVALGSFVVLLPGFGTSVLSLPAELVGPYVIAPAGIGMIIAAYILERRRKFNFDFSTNWPFLAVGLALLMFSGFKFYHTFIFSRLIVTLLVIALGFGCSIIYISAQTFLHIKTEGHFRGRVFGIVSMLINLAMSIPALAVGGISDATSPFVAMVALSIFILSFGIFISLRYNQYSEAKKSVSMMDFIA; encoded by the coding sequence GTGTCATCTACATTTGTAAGTGTGCTTAAATACAAAGATTTTTTCAAACTCTGGACTTCGCAATGGACTTCGCAGGTTGCTCTAAATATGTTGAATTTTGCATTGATCTTGCATATTTATCAGCTTACAAATTCGACGACCGCAATTTCACTCGTATTAATTGCTTCTGCAATACCATCGGTTCTTCTCGGGCCTTTTTCCGGAGTTTTTGCGGATAGGTTCAATTATAAGAAAATTTTGATACTTACCAATTTTCTAAGATTTGTTGCTGTAGTTCTTCTAATCTTTGCCCAAAGCAACGTTTTGGCTCTCTTGGAAATTATATTTATAATTTCTTCTGTTGCACAATTTTTTTCTCCGGCCGAGCAAGCCTCAATTCCACTCATAGTGCCTAAGGAGAAATTGATCGCAGCGAATTCATTAATTGTAACGACAACATATGCAACGCTTCTGGTCGGCTATTCGCTGGCTGGTCCGATAATGAGAGTTAGTTCTCCCTTATTTTTGTTTCTGATCTGCGGCTTGTTTTATCTGATTGCAACCCTTTCAGTGAATAGGATGACAAACTATGATTTGAAAGAAACCAAGCCAATATCTCTCTCAACTCTCGCACCGGACATTGAAAGTATCTGGAAATCGACTAAAGAGGGAATAGCGTATAGCTTAAAAAATCGCCAGATTTTTAGAATGATGGCTAAACTTACCGTCGGCTGGGTCGCACTGGGCTCTTTTGTGGTCTTGTTGCCAGGTTTCGGAACGAGCGTCCTATCCTTACCGGCAGAATTGGTTGGTCCTTATGTTATTGCTCCTGCGGGTATCGGAATGATAATTGCGGCATATATCCTTGAGAGACGGCGAAAATTTAATTTTGATTTTAGTACTAATTGGCCTTTCCTTGCTGTGGGTTTGGCTCTGCTAATGTTTTCAGGATTCAAATTTTATCACACTTTCATTTTCTCGAGATTGATTGTAACTCTGCTTGTTATTGCTCTGGGGTTTGGCTGTTCCATTATTTATATCTCAGCACAGACATTCCTTCATATTAAAACGGAAGGACATTTCCGAGGAAGAGTGTTTGGTATTGTTTCTATGCTTATCAATCTTGCGATGTCGATCCCTGCTCTCGCAGTAGGAGGAATATCGGATGCGACTTCTCCATTTGTAGCAATGGTCGCCCTGTCGATATTCATTTTGTCTTTCGGAATCTTCATAAGCTTGCGCTACAATCAGTATTCTGAGGCTAAAAAATCTGTATCAATGATGGATTTTATCGCTTAA
- the tig gene encoding trigger factor — protein MKVKLENLKNSRVKLEVLVEPKELAKYFREAYEKVASGMKLDGFRPGKAPYKIVESAAGHNRLISEGIDCAVRGSYPEVVASEKIMPLSQPDIKITKSPNFSIDELDIKDNLEYTAEIDVMPKIELGDYSKLKVKAPKKEEPKETDVEKILEHLRKQKATFKDAERSAKKGDRAEISYEGFKKGVKVDAMCSKNHPIILGEGNLIPGFEDEVVGMKKGEEKTFKIKFPKDYHEKTLSGKEAEFNVKLEDLKEVILPELDDKFAEHYGHKKFSELKSAVMDSLKKETDAKYKNELELSVIEKVLPLLKVDIPEILIIQETERMIEHFRGQVESSGMSFEKYLENMKKKIDDIRKDMREQATKNVKIGLMLGKIIQDQKIDSSKEDAGAKALDHLVKTLTK, from the coding sequence ATGAAGGTAAAACTTGAAAATCTTAAAAACAGCCGAGTGAAACTAGAAGTTCTAGTTGAACCCAAAGAGCTTGCAAAATATTTTCGTGAAGCTTACGAAAAAGTTGCATCCGGAATGAAGCTTGATGGATTCCGCCCCGGCAAGGCCCCGTACAAAATTGTAGAATCTGCAGCTGGCCACAATCGCCTCATTTCTGAAGGGATTGATTGTGCTGTAAGGGGAAGTTATCCGGAAGTGGTTGCAAGCGAAAAAATTATGCCACTATCGCAGCCAGATATCAAAATTACAAAATCTCCGAACTTTTCGATCGATGAACTAGATATTAAGGACAATTTGGAATATACTGCCGAAATTGATGTTATGCCCAAAATTGAGCTTGGGGATTATTCGAAACTAAAAGTGAAAGCACCAAAAAAAGAAGAACCAAAAGAAACTGATGTCGAAAAAATTTTAGAACATTTGCGCAAACAAAAAGCAACATTTAAGGATGCTGAACGCTCGGCAAAAAAGGGAGATCGGGCAGAAATTTCATATGAAGGTTTTAAGAAGGGCGTTAAAGTTGATGCAATGTGCTCAAAAAATCACCCGATCATTTTGGGCGAAGGAAATCTGATTCCGGGATTTGAGGATGAAGTTGTGGGGATGAAAAAGGGTGAAGAAAAAACCTTTAAAATCAAATTTCCGAAAGATTATCACGAGAAAACACTTTCCGGCAAGGAAGCAGAATTCAATGTTAAACTTGAAGACCTCAAAGAGGTCATCCTTCCCGAACTCGACGACAAATTTGCAGAACATTATGGGCACAAGAAATTTTCCGAATTAAAATCGGCTGTCATGGATAGCCTCAAAAAAGAAACTGATGCGAAATACAAAAACGAGCTTGAGCTTTCAGTAATCGAAAAAGTATTACCTCTTCTCAAAGTTGACATTCCCGAGATATTGATTATCCAGGAAACAGAAAGAATGATAGAACATTTTCGCGGACAAGTAGAATCTTCGGGAATGAGTTTCGAAAAATATCTGGAAAATATGAAGAAAAAAATTGATGATATTCGCAAAGATATGCGCGAACAGGCTACCAAAAATGTTAAAATTGGTCTCATGTTAGGTAAAATTATTCAAGACCAAAAAATTGATTCGAGTAAGGAAGATGCGGGAGCAAAGGCTCTTGACCACCTGGTAAAAACTTTGACGAAATAA
- a CDS encoding sugar phosphate nucleotidyltransferase, which translates to MEREKLTVTIKKDLFSKIDAIIDGKKIRNRSHATEYLIENGLGINQIKKAILLVGGEGTRLRPFTYELPKALLPVAGKPMVEHVIDLLRSHGVTEICLALGYKGEMIKDYFKDGTKFGVRINYVEERSPLGTAGPLRLAKKFLNETFFIVWGDVLSEIDLSDFMHFHRNNEGLATIALTPVEDPSRFGVASLTGSRITGFVEKPKRSEAPSNLANAGMAIMEPEVIDKYVPQKGKAMVEYDIYPKLAEEGKLFGYPFFSQWLDTGTYESYEKAIKEWKKSRRK; encoded by the coding sequence ATGGAACGAGAAAAGTTAACCGTCACCATTAAAAAAGACCTATTTTCAAAGATTGATGCAATAATCGATGGTAAAAAAATCAGAAATCGATCGCATGCGACAGAATATCTTATCGAAAATGGCCTTGGCATAAACCAAATCAAAAAAGCAATTCTTCTCGTTGGGGGCGAGGGGACAAGGCTTCGGCCATTTACTTATGAATTACCAAAGGCGCTTTTGCCAGTTGCTGGAAAGCCAATGGTGGAACATGTGATAGACCTTCTGCGCTCACATGGTGTTACCGAAATCTGTCTGGCATTGGGTTATAAGGGGGAGATGATCAAGGATTACTTCAAAGATGGCACAAAATTTGGCGTCAGGATAAATTATGTTGAAGAAAGATCCCCACTAGGAACAGCAGGACCATTGCGATTGGCAAAAAAATTTCTAAATGAAACCTTCTTTATTGTTTGGGGGGATGTGCTTTCGGAAATTGATCTTTCGGATTTTATGCATTTTCATCGAAATAATGAAGGATTAGCTACAATTGCACTCACACCGGTTGAGGACCCGAGCCGTTTTGGGGTTGCATCACTTACCGGCAGCCGAATAACCGGTTTTGTCGAAAAACCAAAGAGATCAGAAGCACCAAGTAATCTTGCTAATGCGGGTATGGCTATAATGGAACCAGAAGTGATCGATAAATATGTTCCCCAAAAGGGGAAGGCAATGGTTGAATATGACATATATCCAAAGTTGGCGGAGGAGGGGAAATTATTTGGTTACCCCTTCTTTAGCCAGTGGCTTGATACGGGTACCTATGAATCATACGAAAAGGCGATTAAGGAATGGAAGAAATCCAGGAGGAAATGA
- a CDS encoding carbohydrate kinase family protein, with the protein MTKYDIVTIGDASEDIFVKPHTFDIESSRRYASGKSVSFELGEKISLEHAFYDIGGSACNTAVSFNRLGYNTAIITAIGDDSPSEKILERLRIEGVDEAQVIKKHDVQTNFSIIFNLGDERTIFVCHGVSDYSVLKPKKNLKTKWFFVCPMGENTEEVEKDLISMASEKGTKIAWNPGSLQIEKGVSKYRALLKCVSILILNREEAIKFSNYPVRPRVEEIAKSLHALGPRIIIVTDGKEGAYAFDGVRSYRIEAMNRERVDATGAGDSFASAFVAKFLDSKDADFSDQYKISEALKAGIVNSTSVVRIIGAQGGLLPKSELEAQVAENPRMVVEIY; encoded by the coding sequence ATGACAAAGTATGATATTGTCACAATTGGGGATGCTTCAGAGGATATTTTTGTTAAGCCTCATACTTTTGATATTGAAAGCAGCCGGAGATATGCCTCGGGCAAATCTGTTTCTTTTGAACTGGGGGAAAAAATTTCTTTAGAACATGCATTTTATGATATTGGCGGTTCAGCATGCAACACTGCTGTTTCGTTCAATCGCCTTGGATATAACACTGCAATTATTACTGCTATTGGAGACGATTCTCCTTCTGAAAAAATACTGGAAAGGCTTAGGATTGAGGGTGTAGACGAAGCGCAGGTCATTAAAAAACATGATGTCCAAACAAATTTTTCAATCATTTTTAATCTTGGGGACGAAAGAACAATTTTTGTTTGCCACGGGGTTTCAGATTACTCAGTGCTGAAGCCTAAAAAAAATTTAAAAACTAAATGGTTTTTTGTTTGCCCGATGGGGGAAAACACCGAAGAAGTTGAAAAGGATCTAATATCTATGGCTTCTGAGAAGGGAACAAAAATTGCATGGAATCCTGGTTCTTTGCAAATCGAAAAGGGTGTTTCGAAATACAGGGCATTATTAAAATGTGTTTCGATATTGATTTTGAATCGTGAAGAAGCAATAAAATTTTCCAATTATCCTGTGCGGCCGCGGGTTGAAGAAATTGCCAAATCGCTTCATGCTCTTGGGCCAAGAATAATTATCGTAACCGATGGAAAAGAAGGCGCTTACGCATTTGATGGGGTTCGGTCATATCGAATCGAAGCAATGAATCGAGAAAGAGTGGATGCGACTGGAGCGGGTGATAGTTTTGCATCAGCTTTTGTTGCGAAATTTTTAGATTCAAAAGACGCGGATTTTTCCGATCAATACAAGATATCTGAAGCACTCAAAGCAGGTATAGTAAATTCTACTTCCGTTGTCAGAATAATTGGAGCACAAGGGGGGTTGTTGCCCAAATCGGAGCTTGAGGCGCAAGTAGCTGAAAATCCACGCATGGTTGTCGAGATTTATTAA
- a CDS encoding class II fructose-bisphosphate aldolase, with protein MPLLNLKEAYQGAKNDGYAIGAFNVYNLETVQVVVAAAKKMNSPVIIQTTPSAIDYAGLPELFGIIKSELDSQDVFAAIHLDHARDFGIVKECIDIGYNSVMIDASKLPYESNIALTKKVVSYAKEFDVDVEAELGVISREEGGELSNKSSYTHPDLASDFINRTGITSLAVSVGNEHGAPRGEKLDISLLSKIAHASSVPIVIHGASGLSQKDIKAAIAAGAVKFNIDTKIRKAFLSSASKNIDISDDPRDVFNEVKADIEKLVCDYITLFGSRNKAKV; from the coding sequence ATGCCATTATTAAATCTCAAAGAAGCATATCAAGGAGCCAAAAACGATGGCTATGCCATAGGTGCTTTTAATGTATATAATCTCGAAACAGTACAAGTAGTCGTAGCTGCTGCAAAAAAAATGAATTCACCAGTAATTATTCAGACTACGCCAAGCGCAATCGATTATGCCGGGCTTCCTGAACTATTTGGAATAATAAAAAGCGAACTGGACAGCCAAGATGTTTTTGCCGCAATTCACCTTGATCATGCGCGTGATTTTGGAATAGTCAAGGAGTGCATCGATATCGGATATAATTCTGTAATGATTGATGCTTCAAAACTGCCATATGAATCAAATATCGCTTTAACTAAAAAAGTTGTTTCGTATGCGAAAGAATTTGATGTAGATGTGGAAGCGGAACTGGGTGTAATTTCGCGCGAAGAGGGTGGAGAATTATCGAACAAAAGTTCATATACCCATCCTGATTTAGCTAGTGATTTTATTAATCGAACCGGGATTACTTCATTAGCAGTTTCTGTAGGCAATGAACATGGTGCACCGAGGGGTGAAAAGTTAGATATTTCACTTTTGTCAAAAATCGCCCATGCTAGTTCTGTTCCAATTGTGATCCATGGTGCATCGGGCCTTTCACAGAAGGACATAAAAGCTGCTATAGCAGCGGGTGCGGTCAAATTTAATATTGATACCAAAATACGCAAGGCGTTCTTGTCCAGCGCCTCAAAGAATATCGATATCAGCGATGATCCAAGAGATGTCTTCAATGAAGTGAAGGCTGATATTGAAAAATTAGTCTGTGATTACATAACATTATTTGGTTCAAGAAATAAAGCAAAAGTATGA
- a CDS encoding phosphoglycerate kinase yields MVSVRDANVSGKRIFVRVDYNVPIKDGKILDNNRIVESLSTLQYLLERRTKIIIATHLGKPAGEIIPELSTIPLASELAKLLKRKVYATDHIIHPLVAKKISEMTFGDIFMLGNLRWHREEEANNERFGEELASYADIYVNDAFGVSHRAHASVDAITNYLPSYAGFLIESEKTTLDILIQNPQKPYKIVLGGAKVKDKAALINNLAGQADKILIGGAIANTFLAASGQDVSDSLYEREMFETCEDILSRYQDKIVLPVDQARENSDGGRFKIMDIGPETIAKFEAEIATAATTFWNGNLGHSEDERYETGTRRIAEAISKNKGTTIVAGGDTVGFIDANNLRGDINFISTGGGATLSYLAGEKMPGLIALDNNKFVSNIKTSVI; encoded by the coding sequence ATGGTTAGCGTTAGGGATGCAAACGTTAGTGGAAAGCGGATTTTTGTTCGCGTCGATTATAATGTACCGATTAAAGACGGTAAGATTTTAGATAACAATAGAATTGTTGAATCTCTTTCAACTCTCCAGTATTTACTTGAAAGAAGGACTAAGATTATCATTGCCACTCATCTGGGAAAGCCGGCTGGAGAAATTATTCCAGAACTTTCTACCATCCCGCTCGCCTCTGAGCTTGCAAAGCTATTAAAACGGAAAGTGTATGCGACAGATCACATAATTCACCCCTTGGTCGCCAAAAAAATATCAGAGATGACTTTTGGTGATATTTTTATGTTGGGCAATCTGCGATGGCACAGAGAAGAAGAAGCCAACAATGAAAGATTTGGGGAAGAACTTGCAAGCTACGCAGATATTTATGTTAATGATGCTTTCGGGGTAAGCCATAGGGCCCATGCTTCAGTAGATGCGATTACCAATTATCTTCCAAGCTATGCCGGATTTCTGATTGAGTCTGAGAAAACAACTCTTGATATTTTGATACAAAATCCACAAAAGCCTTATAAGATTGTTTTGGGCGGAGCAAAAGTCAAGGATAAAGCCGCTTTGATAAATAATCTGGCAGGACAAGCGGACAAAATTTTAATTGGAGGGGCTATTGCCAATACTTTTCTTGCGGCGTCTGGCCAAGACGTAAGTGATTCATTATATGAAAGGGAAATGTTTGAAACCTGTGAGGATATTCTATCGAGATATCAAGATAAAATTGTTTTACCGGTAGATCAGGCTAGGGAAAATTCTGATGGTGGCCGTTTCAAAATCATGGATATCGGCCCGGAAACAATTGCTAAATTTGAGGCTGAAATAGCGACTGCTGCTACGACGTTCTGGAACGGAAATCTGGGACACTCGGAAGACGAACGATATGAGACTGGAACAAGGAGAATTGCAGAGGCAATTTCCAAAAACAAAGGGACTACCATTGTTGCGGGCGGAGATACGGTTGGGTTTATCGATGCAAACAATCTTCGTGGCGATATTAATTTCATTTCAACAGGCGGTGGTGCAACTCTTTCATACCTTGCTGGTGAAAAGATGCCGGGCTTGATTGCACTTGACAACAATAAATTTGTGAGCAATATCAAGACAAGCGTAATTTGA